The following are encoded in a window of Cydia amplana chromosome 20, ilCydAmpl1.1, whole genome shotgun sequence genomic DNA:
- the LOC134657732 gene encoding uncharacterized protein LOC134657732, translating into MERIEISQWREKYLRSIYTKRQEGKPIIYLDETYVHLNYKTKKSWQGPSVKGVTENISAGKRYIVVHAGSDKGWVPNALLVFSTKSQAADYHHDMNAQNFTKWVKEKLIPNLHEPSVIVMDNAKYHVRQTNKPPTTQDLKATIQNWLTTNGIAFDPAANKRQLMTLVNTNKSPACYETEEILKAHGHEVLKLPPYHCDLNAIELAWSMAKRTVAKRNLGIPAADMQNLITDCFLNQWKRFTDHVINVEEEYRTKDRIAVDHINRFVIHVDDEDESDENDSETDSFYEEVEYLDSEYELDL; encoded by the exons ATGGAGAGGATAGAAATATCGCAATGGCGTGAAAAATACTTAAGGTCGATTTATACGAAGAGACAAGAAGGGAAACCCATCATTTACTTAGATGAGACTTACGTGCATCTCaactacaaaactaaaaaatcCTGGCAGGGACCGTCGGTCAAAGGTGTCACTGAAAATATTTCAGCTGGCAAAAGATATATCGTTGTTCATGCTGGCTCAGACAAGGGTTGGGTTCCAAAtgcacttttagtgtttagtacaAAATCTCAAGCAGCCGACTATCATCACGACATGAACGCGCAAAATTTTACGAAATGGGTCAAAGAAAAATTAATCCCCAATTTGCATGAGCCCAGCGTCATTGTCATGGATAATGCCAAATACCACGTGAGGCAAACAAACAAACCACCAACGACGCAGGATTTAAAAGCGACCATCCAAAATTGGCTCACCACTAATGGTATTGCGTTCGACCCCGCTGCCAACAAACGGCAACTTATGACTTTGGTCAACACGAATAAATCTCCTGCGTGCTATGAAACAGAAGAGATTTTAAAGGCTCATGGTCACGAGGTGCTGAAGCTACCGCCATACCACTGTGACCTCAACGCAATAGAGCTGGCATGGAGTATGGCCAAACGGACCGTTGCAAAACGAAATTTGGGAATACCGGCAGCTGACATGCAGAATTTAATAACGGATTGTTTCCTTa ACCAGTGGAAGCGGTTCACTGACCACGTTATTAATGTCGAGGAAGAATACAGAACCAAAGATAGAATTGCAGTGGATCACATAAACAGATTTGTAATACACGTAGATGATGAAGATGAAAGTGACGAAAACGACAGTGAGACCGACTCGTTCTATGAAGAAGTCGAATATTTAGATTCCGAGTATGAGTTGGACCTGTAA